Proteins encoded within one genomic window of Polynucleobacter duraquae:
- a CDS encoding NADH-quinone oxidoreductase subunit D translates to MAQIKNYTLNFGPQHPAAHGVLRLVLELDGEVIQRADPHIGLLHRATEKLAETRTWIQNVPYMDRLDYVSMMANEHAYVMAIEKLLQVDVPLRAQYIRVMYDELTRLLNHLLWIGCHGLDVGAMAVFLYAFRDREDIFDMYEAVSGARMHAAYYRPGGVYRDLPTEMAQYSKSKIRSTSAIKRLNENRSGTLLDFIEQFSNGFDANVDEYCNLLTDNRIWKQRLVGIGVVTPERALQLGFTGPMLRGSGIEWDLRKKQPYETYDKLDFDIPVGVNGDSYDRYLVRMEEMRQSNRIIKQCVAWLKANDGPVMSDNHKVSPPKRVDMKTNMEELIHHFKLFTEGMHVPDGEAYSAVEHPKGEFGIYLISDGANKPYRMKIRAPGFVHLSAMDEMSRGHMLADAVTIIGTQDIVFGEIDR, encoded by the coding sequence ATGGCACAAATTAAGAACTACACCCTCAACTTTGGTCCTCAGCATCCGGCTGCGCACGGCGTCCTTCGTCTCGTGTTAGAGCTCGATGGAGAGGTGATCCAGCGTGCTGATCCGCATATTGGTTTATTGCATCGTGCTACAGAAAAATTAGCAGAGACACGTACTTGGATTCAGAACGTTCCGTACATGGATCGTCTGGACTATGTGTCCATGATGGCAAACGAGCATGCATATGTGATGGCGATTGAGAAGTTGCTGCAAGTAGATGTGCCTTTGCGTGCGCAGTACATCCGGGTGATGTATGACGAGTTAACCCGTTTGCTAAATCACCTCTTGTGGATTGGCTGTCACGGTCTAGACGTTGGTGCTATGGCCGTATTTTTGTATGCCTTCCGTGATCGTGAAGATATTTTCGACATGTACGAGGCTGTATCTGGTGCGCGTATGCATGCTGCCTACTATCGACCAGGCGGCGTCTATCGTGATTTGCCAACGGAGATGGCGCAGTACTCTAAGTCTAAGATTCGTAGCACCTCTGCCATTAAGCGTTTAAATGAAAACCGCAGCGGTACATTGCTTGATTTCATTGAGCAATTCTCCAATGGTTTTGATGCCAACGTAGATGAGTATTGCAACCTCTTAACCGATAACCGTATTTGGAAGCAGCGCTTGGTAGGTATTGGTGTTGTAACCCCTGAGCGCGCTCTGCAACTCGGCTTTACTGGCCCTATGTTGCGTGGTTCTGGCATTGAGTGGGATTTACGTAAGAAGCAGCCGTATGAAACTTACGACAAGCTTGACTTTGATATTCCTGTTGGCGTCAATGGCGACTCTTATGACCGCTATTTAGTTCGCATGGAAGAGATGCGTCAATCGAACCGCATCATTAAACAGTGCGTAGCTTGGCTCAAGGCAAACGATGGCCCTGTCATGAGTGACAACCATAAGGTATCTCCGCCAAAGCGTGTGGATATGAAAACTAATATGGAAGAGTTGATTCACCATTTCAAACTCTTTACTGAGGGTATGCACGTTCCTGATGGTGAGGCTTATTCTGCTGTTGAGCATCCAAAAGGTGAGTTCGGAATTTACTTAATTTCTGATGGTGCTAATAAGCCCTATCGCATGAAGATTCGTGCGCCAGGTTTTGTACATCTTTCTGCAATGGATGAGATGTCTCGTGGCCATATGTTGGCTGATGCTGTAACTATTATTGGAACCCAAGATATCGTGTTCGGGGAGATTGACCGCTAA
- the nuoE gene encoding NADH-quinone oxidoreductase subunit NuoE: MTTTLQLSDKTLADIARNVAKYPPEQKQSAVMASLIAAQTEVGWVSPEVIETVAQILEMPTIAVDEVATFYNMYDTKKIGKYKLVICTNLPCQLMHGETAASYLKETLGIGYNETTPCGNFTLKEGECMGACGDSPVLLVNNKRMCSFMSKEKIDALLSELRAEGKSA; this comes from the coding sequence ATGACAACAACTCTTCAACTATCTGATAAAACGCTGGCAGATATCGCACGTAACGTTGCGAAGTACCCTCCAGAGCAAAAACAATCTGCTGTGATGGCATCTTTAATTGCCGCTCAAACTGAAGTGGGTTGGGTTTCACCAGAGGTGATTGAAACAGTTGCCCAAATTTTAGAAATGCCAACCATTGCAGTAGATGAAGTAGCTACTTTCTATAACATGTATGACACCAAAAAAATTGGTAAGTACAAGTTGGTGATTTGTACAAATCTACCTTGCCAACTGATGCATGGCGAGACTGCAGCAAGCTATTTAAAAGAAACGCTCGGCATTGGTTACAACGAGACAACGCCTTGTGGCAATTTCACCTTGAAAGAGGGCGAGTGTATGGGCGCTTGCGGTGATTCTCCAGTGTTATTGGTGAACAATAAGCGCATGTGTAGTTTTATGAGTAAAGAAAAAATTGATGCGCTATTAAGCGAACTCCGTGCAGAAGGGAAGTCAGCATGA
- the nuoF gene encoding NADH-quinone oxidoreductase subunit NuoF: MTSLHDRHIKPLILAGLNGENWRLKDYESRGGYQQLRRIINDKITPDAIIAELKASSLRGRGGAGFPTGLKWSFMPRQFPGQKYLVCNSDEGEPGTFKDRDIMRYNPHALIEGMIIGAYTMGISVGYNYIHGEIWEVYSRFEEALEEARAAGYLGDKIMGSDFNFLLHASPGWGAYICGEETALLESLEGKKGQPRFKPPFPASFGLYGKPTTINNTETFAAVPFIMAIGGPAYLELGKPNNGGTKIFSISGDVTYPGNYEIPLGTPFAELLKLAGGMRDGIPLKAVIPGGSSAPVIPGAEMMTLTMDYDSIAKAGSMLGSGAVIVMNETRCMVRALERLSYFYHEESCGQCTPCREGTGWLWRIVSRIEHGEGRPEDLDLLNDVAANIQGRTICALGDAAAMPVRGMLKHYMDEFVYHVEHKRCLDSVKPL; the protein is encoded by the coding sequence ATGACCAGCTTGCACGATAGACACATTAAGCCTTTGATCCTGGCAGGATTGAATGGTGAGAACTGGCGTTTAAAAGATTACGAAAGTCGTGGCGGTTATCAACAGCTGCGTCGCATCATCAATGACAAGATTACACCAGACGCCATCATCGCTGAATTAAAAGCGTCATCATTACGTGGTCGTGGAGGCGCAGGCTTTCCAACTGGATTAAAGTGGAGCTTTATGCCCCGCCAATTTCCTGGCCAAAAGTATTTAGTTTGTAATAGTGACGAAGGTGAGCCGGGTACATTTAAAGACCGCGACATCATGCGTTACAACCCGCATGCGTTGATTGAGGGCATGATTATTGGTGCCTACACTATGGGCATCTCTGTAGGCTACAACTATATCCATGGTGAAATTTGGGAAGTCTATTCTCGCTTCGAAGAGGCGCTTGAAGAGGCCCGTGCTGCCGGATATCTAGGTGACAAAATCATGGGAAGTGATTTCAACTTCCTGCTACATGCATCTCCTGGTTGGGGTGCTTATATCTGCGGTGAAGAAACTGCACTCTTGGAGTCACTTGAAGGCAAGAAGGGTCAGCCACGCTTTAAGCCACCTTTCCCTGCCAGTTTTGGTTTGTATGGCAAGCCAACTACGATTAATAACACCGAAACATTTGCTGCTGTGCCATTCATCATGGCAATCGGTGGTCCAGCGTATTTAGAGTTGGGCAAGCCGAATAATGGTGGTACGAAGATTTTCTCTATCTCTGGTGACGTGACTTATCCAGGTAACTACGAAATTCCATTAGGCACACCATTTGCTGAGTTGCTCAAGCTTGCTGGTGGCATGCGTGATGGCATTCCACTGAAGGCTGTTATTCCTGGAGGATCATCTGCTCCAGTGATCCCCGGTGCAGAGATGATGACGCTCACGATGGATTACGACAGCATTGCAAAAGCGGGTTCCATGTTGGGGTCTGGTGCTGTCATCGTCATGAATGAAACACGTTGCATGGTTCGTGCTTTAGAGCGCTTGTCCTATTTCTATCATGAAGAATCTTGTGGTCAGTGCACCCCATGTCGTGAAGGTACTGGTTGGTTATGGCGCATCGTCAGTCGTATTGAGCACGGCGAGGGTCGTCCAGAAGACTTAGATTTATTAAATGATGTAGCAGCCAATATTCAAGGCCGTACGATTTGCGCCTTGGGTGACGCAGCTGCTATGCCAGTTCGTGGCATGTTGAAGCATTACATGGACGAATTTGTGTATCACGTAGAACATAAGCGCTGCTTAGATTCTGTTAAACCTTTATAA
- the nuoG gene encoding NADH-quinone oxidoreductase subunit NuoG, with the protein MVEIELDGKLVEVPQGSMVMHAANKLDTYIPHFCYHKKLSIAANCRMCLVEVEKAPKALPACATPVTQGMKVFTHSAKAVEAQRSVMEFLLINHPLDCPICDQGGECQLQDLAVGYGKSNSRYEEEKRVVFHKNVGPLISMQEMTRCIHCTRCVRFGQEVAGVMELGMVNRGEHSEITTFTGQTIDSELSGNMIDICPVGALTSKPFRYAARTWELGRKRSVSPHDSLGTNTTIQTKSNKVMRVVALENEAINECWISDRDRFAYEGLNSTDRVTTPMVKQGGQWLETDWQSAMDYVAHSLKTISSESGPQAVAALAHPISSIEELYLLQKMIRGLGSNQVETRLRQTDVKGSASAPWLGMPISKLSELDRVLVIGSFLRKEQPLIAARLRTAAKRGLHVSRIDAGGDDWLIPVTSIAATPSAWISTLSEVALAVAKAKSVTAPAGTPNLPVSPTAQKIADSLLSGTSTSVLLGSAAIAHPQASDLHLLAQFIAEQTAATLGFLPVGGNAVGASLINANGVGVESILSGDRRAVILMNIEPDADLPNPTQARAALSKANTVIALSAYKSADLLEVADVILPISTFTETVSTFVNAEARTQTIQPAVKPLGDSRPAWKVLRVLGGLLNLDGFLYNMPEEILGEALGENYCTKLSNQSTATSLSNGNVTPSAGLERLSDVGIYAGDQIVRRSSALQLTRDAKHGNQVGLGQVLFNELGLKEGDAVRVTQGSQSVDLPATLETNLAKGAVRISAGTMASSQLGSMFGPVTVGKA; encoded by the coding sequence ATGGTTGAAATCGAATTAGATGGTAAGTTAGTAGAGGTTCCGCAAGGTTCGATGGTGATGCACGCCGCGAATAAGCTTGATACGTATATTCCGCACTTTTGTTATCACAAGAAATTATCTATTGCTGCTAACTGCCGTATGTGCTTGGTAGAAGTAGAGAAGGCACCAAAAGCGTTGCCAGCTTGCGCAACACCAGTGACGCAAGGCATGAAGGTATTCACGCATTCTGCTAAAGCAGTTGAAGCGCAGCGCTCAGTGATGGAGTTCCTTCTCATTAACCATCCATTGGATTGCCCAATTTGCGACCAAGGTGGTGAGTGTCAGTTACAAGATTTAGCAGTGGGTTACGGTAAATCGAATTCACGTTACGAAGAAGAGAAGCGTGTTGTATTTCATAAGAATGTAGGTCCACTCATTTCCATGCAAGAGATGACCCGTTGTATTCACTGTACCCGCTGCGTTCGCTTCGGCCAAGAAGTGGCTGGCGTCATGGAATTGGGTATGGTCAATCGCGGTGAGCATTCTGAAATCACTACCTTCACAGGTCAAACCATTGATTCAGAGTTATCTGGAAATATGATTGATATTTGCCCAGTCGGTGCTTTAACAAGTAAGCCATTCCGCTATGCAGCGCGTACTTGGGAATTAGGTCGTAAGCGTTCAGTAAGTCCACATGACAGCCTTGGCACTAACACTACTATTCAAACAAAATCTAACAAGGTTATGCGTGTTGTTGCTCTAGAGAACGAGGCAATTAACGAATGCTGGATTAGCGATCGTGATCGCTTTGCTTATGAAGGCTTAAATAGTACAGATCGTGTAACAACGCCCATGGTGAAGCAGGGTGGCCAGTGGCTTGAGACTGATTGGCAATCTGCAATGGATTACGTCGCTCACTCTCTCAAGACCATTTCCTCTGAGAGTGGTCCACAAGCAGTTGCTGCTTTAGCGCATCCAATCTCTAGTATTGAAGAGTTGTACCTTCTCCAGAAGATGATTCGTGGTTTAGGTTCCAATCAAGTCGAGACTCGCTTACGTCAAACTGACGTTAAGGGTTCTGCCTCTGCCCCATGGTTGGGTATGCCGATTAGCAAATTATCTGAATTAGATCGTGTTTTAGTGATCGGTAGCTTCTTGCGTAAGGAGCAGCCTTTGATTGCTGCACGTCTACGTACTGCTGCTAAACGTGGATTACATGTTTCACGTATTGATGCCGGTGGTGATGATTGGTTGATTCCTGTCACTAGTATTGCTGCTACTCCAAGCGCATGGATCAGTACATTAAGTGAGGTTGCATTGGCTGTAGCCAAAGCTAAATCTGTTACCGCTCCAGCTGGTACACCTAACTTACCAGTGTCTCCTACTGCGCAAAAGATCGCAGACAGCTTGCTTTCTGGTACATCTACTTCGGTATTGCTAGGCTCTGCCGCAATCGCACATCCACAGGCATCTGATTTACATCTGTTGGCGCAATTTATTGCCGAGCAAACTGCTGCAACTTTAGGTTTCTTGCCGGTAGGCGGCAATGCTGTTGGTGCTAGCTTGATCAATGCCAATGGTGTCGGTGTTGAATCAATCCTCTCTGGTGATCGTCGTGCTGTGATCTTGATGAATATCGAGCCCGATGCGGATTTACCAAATCCTACGCAAGCTCGCGCTGCATTGTCTAAAGCTAATACGGTGATTGCCCTCAGTGCCTACAAGAGTGCTGATCTTTTAGAGGTGGCCGATGTCATTCTGCCGATCTCCACATTTACAGAAACAGTGTCTACTTTTGTTAATGCAGAGGCTCGCACGCAAACGATTCAGCCGGCTGTTAAACCATTGGGCGATTCCCGTCCAGCATGGAAGGTCCTCCGTGTTCTTGGCGGATTATTGAATTTAGATGGCTTCCTCTACAACATGCCTGAAGAGATATTGGGTGAAGCGCTTGGTGAAAACTACTGCACTAAGCTCAGTAATCAATCTACAGCCACTAGCTTGTCTAATGGCAATGTAACTCCATCAGCAGGATTAGAGCGTTTATCTGATGTCGGTATTTACGCTGGTGATCAAATCGTACGTCGTTCATCCGCATTACAGTTAACGCGTGATGCTAAGCATGGCAATCAAGTTGGTTTGGGTCAAGTGCTCTTTAATGAGTTGGGCTTGAAAGAGGGTGATGCTGTACGAGTGACTCAAGGTAGCCAATCCGTAGATTTGCCTGCCACATTGGAAACGAACCTAGCCAAGGGCGCCGTCAGAATTTCTGCAGGCACGATGGCTAGTTCTCAATTGGGATCGATGTTTGGTCCTGTTACTGTTGGCAAGGCATAA
- the nuoH gene encoding NADH-quinone oxidoreductase subunit NuoH produces the protein MDNFLNLVTTQGEAIFGSLWPLVWALVRIVIIVLPMFAAVAYMTLWERKLIGWMHIRLGPNRVGPLGLLQPIADALKLLMKEIISPTQASKVLYFIAPVMVIMPAFAAWAVIPFQAKMVLADVNAGLLYVLAISSIGVYGVILAGWSSNSKYPFLGAMRASAQMISYEIAMGFALVTVLLTSGSLNLSAIVTSQEQGYFASMGLNFLSWNWLPLLPMFVIYFISGVAETNRHPFDVVEGESEIVAGHMVEYSGMAFAMFFLAEYANMILIAALASTMFLGGWLPIVDLPILRDIPGFFWLFAKTFFLLSCVIWLRATLPRYRYDQIMRLGWKIFIPISVFWVVVVGAWVVSPLNIWK, from the coding sequence ATGGATAATTTCTTGAACCTCGTTACCACCCAAGGTGAGGCAATCTTTGGCTCTCTTTGGCCGCTCGTTTGGGCTTTGGTACGTATTGTGATCATTGTGTTGCCGATGTTTGCTGCCGTTGCTTACATGACTCTGTGGGAGCGTAAGTTAATTGGCTGGATGCATATCCGCCTTGGACCAAACCGCGTTGGTCCTTTGGGATTACTGCAGCCGATTGCCGATGCCTTGAAGCTCTTGATGAAGGAGATTATTTCTCCAACACAAGCAAGTAAAGTCCTATATTTCATTGCACCAGTGATGGTGATCATGCCGGCTTTTGCTGCTTGGGCTGTAATCCCTTTCCAAGCCAAAATGGTCTTAGCTGACGTGAATGCTGGATTGCTGTATGTGCTGGCCATTTCATCTATTGGTGTTTATGGAGTGATCTTGGCGGGCTGGTCATCCAACTCCAAATATCCATTCCTTGGCGCCATGCGCGCTTCTGCCCAAATGATTTCTTATGAAATTGCCATGGGCTTTGCTTTGGTTACGGTGTTGTTGACCTCCGGCTCTTTAAATCTGAGCGCAATTGTTACTTCACAAGAGCAGGGCTACTTCGCTAGCATGGGCTTGAACTTCCTTTCTTGGAACTGGTTGCCATTGCTGCCAATGTTTGTGATTTATTTCATCTCTGGTGTTGCCGAAACTAACCGTCATCCATTTGACGTGGTTGAAGGTGAGTCTGAGATTGTTGCCGGTCACATGGTTGAGTACTCGGGTATGGCGTTTGCGATGTTCTTCTTGGCTGAATACGCCAATATGATTTTGATCGCTGCTCTAGCATCTACCATGTTCTTGGGTGGCTGGTTGCCGATTGTGGATTTGCCAATTTTGCGCGATATCCCTGGTTTCTTCTGGCTGTTTGCCAAAACCTTCTTCCTCTTGTCCTGTGTCATCTGGTTGCGCGCCACATTGCCACGCTATCGCTATGACCAGATTATGCGTTTGGGTTGGAAGATCTTTATTCCCATCTCCGTATTCTGGGTAGTTGTCGTTGGCGCATGGGTTGTATCTCCATTGAATATTTGGAAATAA
- the nuoI gene encoding NADH-quinone oxidoreductase subunit NuoI produces the protein MFKKISQFLDSLMLRDILVGMLITGRYLFKPKITIQYPEEKTPQSPRFRGLHALRRYENGEERCIGCKLCEAVCPAYAITIETAERDDGTRRTSRYDIDLTKCIFCGFCEEACPVDAIVETNIFEYFGEKRGDLYFTKDMLLAVGDRYEKDIAANRAADAPYR, from the coding sequence ATGTTTAAGAAAATTTCCCAATTCCTCGATAGTTTGATGCTGAGAGATATTTTGGTCGGTATGTTGATTACCGGCCGCTATCTTTTCAAACCTAAAATTACGATTCAATACCCTGAAGAGAAGACGCCCCAGTCTCCTCGTTTCCGTGGTTTGCATGCTTTACGCCGTTATGAGAATGGTGAAGAACGTTGTATTGGTTGCAAACTGTGTGAAGCGGTTTGTCCTGCTTACGCAATCACGATCGAAACAGCTGAGCGAGATGATGGTACGCGTCGTACTAGTCGTTACGACATTGATTTAACTAAGTGTATTTTCTGCGGTTTCTGCGAGGAAGCTTGTCCGGTTGACGCTATTGTTGAAACGAATATTTTTGAGTATTTCGGTGAGAAACGCGGCGACTTGTATTTCACCAAAGACATGCTCTTGGCAGTAGGCGATAGGTATGAAAAAGATATTGCCGCTAACCGCGCAGCTGATGCGCCTTATCGTTAA
- a CDS encoding NADH-quinone oxidoreductase subunit J, with the protein MTFDTSTLFAAFFYAFAGLLVLSALRVITARNPVHAALFLVLAFFCASGLWMLLKAEFLSLALILVYVGAVMVLFLFVVMMLDLDLEHLRRDFKKFLPVAFLMGAVIVLELSIVLIRSFIGTSAPVQPMLEEMATSNTQALGMLIFVDYVYAFEVAGVILLVAIIAAVALTLRNRKDSKAQNIHEQVNVNSADRMRIVKMDSDIAAKQDTRGEKK; encoded by the coding sequence ATGACATTCGATACTTCTACATTATTTGCAGCATTCTTCTACGCATTTGCTGGCCTTTTAGTGCTCTCAGCATTGCGCGTGATCACTGCGCGCAATCCAGTACATGCCGCACTCTTTTTGGTGCTCGCTTTCTTCTGCGCTTCTGGCCTGTGGATGCTTCTAAAAGCAGAGTTCCTGAGCTTAGCTTTAATTCTGGTTTATGTTGGCGCTGTGATGGTGCTCTTCTTGTTCGTGGTCATGATGCTTGATCTGGATCTTGAGCATTTACGTCGTGATTTTAAGAAATTCCTTCCGGTGGCTTTTTTAATGGGTGCGGTCATCGTATTGGAGCTGTCTATCGTCTTGATTCGTAGCTTTATCGGTACAAGTGCTCCAGTGCAGCCCATGCTTGAAGAAATGGCTACTAGTAATACGCAGGCTCTAGGCATGCTGATCTTCGTTGACTATGTTTATGCCTTTGAGGTTGCCGGTGTCATTCTATTAGTGGCCATTATTGCTGCCGTTGCCTTGACCTTGCGTAATCGCAAGGATTCGAAAGCCCAAAATATTCATGAGCAGGTGAACGTGAACTCTGCTGATCGCATGCGTATCGTCAAGATGGATTCTGATATAGCTGCAAAGCAAGATACCCGCGGGGAGAAGAAATGA
- the nuoK gene encoding NADH-quinone oxidoreductase subunit NuoK, translated as MTITLAHYLVLGAILFAASVIGIFLNRKNIIVLLMAIELMLLSVNMNFIAFSHYLGDMAGQVFVFFILTVAAAEAAIGLAILVVLFRKVDTINAEDLDHLKG; from the coding sequence ATGACTATTACCCTGGCTCACTACTTAGTGCTTGGCGCGATCTTATTTGCGGCTAGCGTGATTGGTATTTTCTTAAACCGCAAGAACATCATCGTGCTGTTAATGGCAATTGAATTGATGCTCCTCTCGGTGAACATGAACTTTATAGCCTTCTCTCATTATTTGGGTGATATGGCTGGTCAAGTTTTCGTGTTCTTTATTTTGACTGTGGCTGCTGCTGAGGCGGCAATCGGTTTGGCAATTTTGGTTGTTCTCTTCCGCAAGGTAGACACCATCAATGCTGAAGACCTTGACCACCTAAAAGGCTAG
- the nuoL gene encoding NADH-quinone oxidoreductase subunit L, with protein sequence MQLTLTLPVLCAIPLAPLFGSVIAGFFGTKLGGNRIGNGACQFVTILGVMVAFILSCFVLVQVMDGFYFNGTVYRWMQLGELNLDIGFLIDPLTATMMCVVTFVSLMVHIYTIGYMKGEEGYNRFFSYISLFTFAMLMLVMSNNLLQLFFGWEAVGVVSYLLIGFYYERQSAVFANMKAFLVNRVGDFGFILGIGLLLASTGSMNYDVIFAQNTALAAQTLPGTGWNLVTVACICLFIGAMGKSAQFPLHVWLPDSMEGPTPISALIHAATMVTAGIFMVSRMSPLFELSDAALSFILVIGSITALFMGFLGIVQTDIKRVVAYSTLSQLGYMTVALGVSAYPIAIFHLMTHAFFKALLFLAAGSVILGMHHEQDMRKMGGLWKYMPITCLMMLLGNLALIGTPFFSGFYSKDSIIEAVAASHLPGSGFAYFAVMASVFVTALYSFRLYFYVFHGKARWEHDDTHSHDHHHDHAEQGDDHAHHGLAPGQKPHESPFVVTLPLILLAIPSVIIGFYTITPLLFGTYFGDSIFIDLARHPVMKELAEEFHGPIAMAMHSFTSPVLLLVVLGVLTAAIGYLWAPKLPGVVAQAFAPIKKLMDNKYYLDDLNQAVFAKGLLWIGGVLWHRGDQQAIDGFLVNGSAHAVGRFSTVIRHLQSGYLYHYAFAMIAGLAVLLAWVLYAYLPFVR encoded by the coding sequence ATGCAATTGACCTTAACTCTTCCTGTTCTCTGTGCAATTCCGCTGGCGCCATTATTTGGCTCAGTTATTGCCGGGTTCTTTGGCACCAAATTAGGTGGTAACCGCATCGGTAATGGTGCTTGCCAGTTCGTCACCATTCTGGGTGTGATGGTTGCTTTTATTCTGTCTTGCTTTGTACTTGTACAAGTCATGGATGGCTTCTATTTCAATGGCACCGTGTATCGCTGGATGCAATTGGGAGAACTCAATTTAGACATTGGCTTCTTGATTGATCCGCTGACAGCCACCATGATGTGCGTTGTGACTTTTGTCTCCTTAATGGTTCACATCTACACCATTGGTTATATGAAAGGTGAGGAGGGTTACAACCGTTTCTTCTCTTACATCTCACTCTTTACCTTTGCTATGTTGATGCTGGTAATGAGTAATAACCTCTTGCAGCTCTTTTTCGGTTGGGAAGCGGTTGGTGTTGTTTCTTATTTGTTGATTGGCTTTTACTATGAGCGCCAATCAGCTGTATTTGCCAATATGAAAGCCTTCTTGGTAAACCGTGTTGGTGACTTTGGTTTCATTCTCGGTATTGGCTTACTACTAGCCAGCACTGGTTCCATGAACTACGATGTGATCTTTGCCCAGAACACGGCTTTGGCTGCACAAACATTGCCAGGTACTGGCTGGAATTTGGTTACCGTAGCCTGTATCTGCCTCTTCATTGGCGCGATGGGTAAATCAGCTCAATTCCCATTGCACGTTTGGTTGCCAGACTCCATGGAAGGCCCAACCCCAATTTCTGCATTGATTCACGCTGCAACCATGGTGACTGCCGGCATCTTCATGGTGTCACGTATGTCTCCTTTATTTGAGTTGTCCGATGCGGCATTGAGCTTCATCTTGGTGATTGGTTCGATTACAGCGCTCTTTATGGGTTTCTTGGGCATAGTCCAAACCGATATCAAGCGGGTAGTAGCTTACTCAACGCTATCTCAGCTGGGTTACATGACTGTCGCTTTGGGCGTTTCTGCTTATCCGATCGCCATCTTCCATCTGATGACCCATGCATTCTTCAAGGCACTGCTATTCCTTGCTGCGGGTAGCGTGATTCTCGGTATGCATCACGAGCAAGATATGCGGAAGATGGGTGGTCTTTGGAAGTACATGCCAATCACTTGTCTCATGATGTTGTTGGGCAACTTAGCATTGATTGGTACGCCATTCTTCTCGGGTTTCTACTCAAAAGACTCCATCATTGAAGCGGTAGCAGCTAGCCACTTACCTGGATCTGGTTTTGCCTACTTCGCTGTCATGGCTAGCGTCTTTGTCACTGCGCTATATTCATTCCGTTTGTATTTTTATGTGTTCCACGGTAAAGCCCGTTGGGAACATGATGATACTCACTCACACGATCACCATCATGATCACGCAGAGCAGGGCGATGATCATGCACACCATGGTTTGGCTCCCGGTCAAAAACCACATGAGTCACCCTTTGTTGTGACCTTACCTTTGATCTTGTTGGCAATTCCTTCAGTCATCATCGGTTTCTACACAATTACGCCTTTGTTATTTGGTACCTATTTCGGCGATTCTATTTTTATTGACCTAGCTCGCCATCCAGTCATGAAAGAGCTTGCCGAAGAGTTCCATGGTCCGATTGCTATGGCAATGCACTCATTTACTTCACCAGTATTACTATTGGTTGTTCTCGGCGTGTTGACTGCGGCGATTGGCTACCTCTGGGCTCCAAAGTTGCCTGGTGTAGTGGCTCAAGCATTTGCGCCAATCAAGAAGTTGATGGACAACAAATATTATCTCGACGATTTAAATCAAGCAGTATTTGCCAAAGGGTTGTTATGGATCGGCGGTGTCTTGTGGCATCGCGGTGATCAGCAGGCCATTGACGGTTTCTTGGTTAATGGTAGTGCGCATGCAGTAGGGCGCTTCTCCACAGTGATTCGCCATTTGCAATCCGGCTATCTCTATCACTATGCCTTCGCAATGATTGCGGGCTTGGCGGTATTGTTGGCTTGGGTTTTATACGCTTACCTGCCTTTTGTTCGCTAG